In Procambarus clarkii isolate CNS0578487 chromosome 6, FALCON_Pclarkii_2.0, whole genome shotgun sequence, one DNA window encodes the following:
- the LOC138355806 gene encoding variable charge X-linked protein 3B-like, which produces MVEDSMVEDSMVEDSMVEESMVEDSMVEDSMVGDSMVEDRRMEDSKVEDSMVEDSRVEDSMVEDSMVEDSMVEDSRVEDSMVEDSMVEDSTVEDSMVEDSMAEDSMVEDSMAEDSMVEDSRVEDSMVEDSRVEDSRVEDSMVEDSRVEDSMVEDSRVEDSRVQL; this is translated from the coding sequence ATGGTGGAGGATAGCATGGTGGAGGATAGCATGGTGGAGGATAGCATGGTGGAGGAAAGCATGGTGGAGGATAGCATGGTGGAGGATAGCATGGTGGGGGATAGCATGGTGGAGGATAGGAGGATGGAGGATAGCAAGGTGGAGGATAGCATGGTGGAGGATAGCAGGGTGGAGGATAGCATGGTGGAGGATAGCATGGTGGAGGATAGCATGGTGGAGGATAGCAGGGTGGAGGATAGCATGGTGGAGGATAGCATGGTGGAGGATAGCACGGTGGAGGATAGCATGGTGGAGGATAGCATGGCGGAGGATAGCATGGTGGAGGATAGCATGGCGGAGGATAGCATGGTGGAGGATAGCAGGGTGGAGGATAGCATGGTGGAGGATAGCAGGGTGGAGGATAGCAGGGTGGAGGATAGCATGGTGGAGGATAGCAGGGTGGAGGATAGCATGGTGGAGGATAGCAGGGTGGAGGATAGCAGGGTGCAGCTATAG
- the LOC123751491 gene encoding sarcoplasmic reticulum histidine-rich calcium-binding protein-like: protein MTRGCRGHRDQQGTETNRAQRPTGHRDQQGTETNRAQRPTGHRDQQGTETNRAQRPTGHRDQQATETNRPQRPTGHRDQQATETNRPQRPTGHRDQQATETNRTQRPTGHRDQQDTETNRPQRPTGHRDQQDTETNRPQRPTGPRDQQATESNRTQRPTGHRDQQGTETNRTQRPTGHRDQQDTETNRPQRPTGHRDQQATETNRPQRPTEHRDQQATETNRTQRPTEHNRTQRPTGGWRGC from the coding sequence ATGACCCGAGGTTGTAGAGGGCACAGAGACCAACAGGGCACAGAGACCAACAGGGCACAGAGACCAACAGGGCACAGAGACCAACAGGGCACAGAGACCAACAGGGCACAGAGACCAACAGGCCACAGAGACCAACAGGGCACAGAGACCAACAGGGCACAGAGACCAACAGGGCACAGAGACCAACAGGCCACAGAGACCAACAGGCCACAGAGACCAACAGGGCACAGAGACCAACAGGCCACAGAGACCAACAGGCCACAGAGACCAACAGGGCACAGAGACCAACAGGCCACAGAGACCAACAGAACACAGAGACCAACAGGACACAGAGACCAACAGGACACAGAGACCAACAGGCCCCAGAGACCAACAGGCCACAGAGACCAACAGGACACAGAGACCAACAGGCCCCAGAGACCAACAGGCCCCAGAGACCAACAGGCCACAGAGAGCAACAGGACACAGAGACCAACAGGCCACAGAGACCAACAGGGCACAGAGACCAACAGGACACAGAGACCAACAGGACACAGAGACCAACAGGACACAGAGACCAACAGGCCACAGAGACCAACAGGACACAGAGACCAACAGGCCACAGAGACCAACAGGCCACAGAGACCAACAGAACACAGAGACCAACAGGCCACAGAGACCAACAGAACACAGAGACCAACAGAGCACAACAGGACACAGAGACCAACAGGGGGGTGGCGGGGGTGCTAA
- the LOC123751492 gene encoding uncharacterized protein, whose product MTVYVVMTVYVVMTVYVVMTVYVVMTVYVVMTVYVVMTVYVVMTVYVVMTVYVVMTVYVVMTGYVVMTGYVVMTVYVVMTVYVVMTVYVVMTVYVVMTGYVVMTVYVVMTVYVVMTVYVVMTVYVVMTGYVVMTGYVVMTGYVVMTVYVVMTVYVVMTVYVVMTGYVVMTGYVVMTGYVVMTGYVVMTGYVVMTGYVVMTGYVVMTGYVVMTGYVVMTVYVVMTEYQVTILR is encoded by the coding sequence ATGACTGTATATGTGGTGATGACTGTATATGTGGTGATGACTGTATATGTGGTGATGACTGTATATGTGGTGATGACTGTATATGTGGTGATGACTGTATATGTGGTGATGACTGTATATGTGGTGATGACTGTATATGTGGTGATGACTGTATATGTAGTGATGACTGTATATGTGGTGATGACTGGATATGTGGTGATGACTGGATATGTGGTGATGACTGTATATGTGGTGATGACTGTATATGTGGTGATGACTGTATATGTGGTGATGACTGTATATGTGGTGATGACTGGATATGTGGTGATGACTGTATATGTGGTGATGACTGTATATGTGGTGATGACTGTATATGTAGTGATGACTGTATATGTGGTGATGACTGGATATGTGGTGATGACTGGATATGTGGTGATGACTGGATATGTGGTGATGACTGTATATGTGGTGATGACTGTATATGTGGTGATGACTGTATATGTGGTGATGACTGGATATGTGGTGATGACTGGATATGTGGTGATGACTGGATATGTGGTGATGACTGGATATGTGGTGATGACTGGATATGTGGTGATGACTGGATATGTGGTGATGACTGGATATGTGGTGATGACTGGATATGTGGTGATGACTGGAtatgtggtgatgactgtgtatgTGGTGATGACTGAATATCAGGTGACAATACTCAGGTGA